The following DNA comes from Girardinichthys multiradiatus isolate DD_20200921_A chromosome 2, DD_fGirMul_XY1, whole genome shotgun sequence.
tttttattcaaaagcaaggcgtgtacaattacaaagaaaaacacatatttttaactGAGTGTCTggttgaactcttacacctggcattcagctgtctgttcagaccttcacaacattcctgttattctacttttggctgttatctcagacatgtacagaaatatcttcactgttgcCAGGCTGACCTCAGCCAagtcagacacaaacacacacacacacctgttttgAGCAATCCACTAAGTTCCTGTTCTTTGGATAACTGTACAGAGGCGACAACGCCttctggagctacataaatgtcagtggtgacaatgtcccacgtcttaccctccagctcatcagcaaagctttcctggtagcattcacagttatttctgtcataaaacagggtgACATGCGGCAGGTCAGGGGGAGGAATATAGGGTGCCAGagtggagatccaggatttccaccgaaggaaggaagagagaacacctctgcacgctgtggtttctgggtgtagcaagacccagtaaatgtcagccaTAGGATCGGGTAAGGGCTAGATTaaatactgtccatgtgaaaagtgtgtgttgctgccacataaaagttgggtgccattaggaagatgcacctgcagtccgtctgaaccacacagaatggttgcgcccattttgatcaacatgtctctgcccagtaaatttactggtgtgtctgcggacactaagtaactgtggttcaaagtttgccctcctatttcagttcttaggggcttggtgtaaggtaggacctgtttagccccagaaaaccccatgacagtggtagtccttgtggagagagtgttgggaggggcttgtttgatggttgagcatgtagccccagtgtccactagaaaaggaagactttgtccatccatcgtcacggacagtaaggggtcctcaatccctctgtccggggggttctgtggggaccctcagtggtggtcTAGCCAGAGACTTggctcatcccaggctggcaattggagtgaaggctgctgctgttggcctaCACGTGGCGGACCACCTCTCCCTCTGCGGGGGCGACCTGCTGGTCTTGCAAGTGGACCATATCATCCATTCTCTCCTTGAGGGTTCTTGTATGGACATTCACGAGACCAGTGGCCTGGCTCTTCACAGTAgtagcacacatcagcattccCCCACCTCCGTGACGGCCCTCGCTGGAATCCCCTTCCCCTGGGCACACCTCGTCCCCTGAAACTACCAGCAGGTGCCTGATGAGGACCAGAGGTCATAGGCCCCTGTGCAAACGTGTCCTGGtggccaggaaatggaggagcttgTGGTGGTTGGGACacagcaccttcatacattattttggtggttttattcttttttttctttttccctgctttttgttttgcttcagctaactgcatttttagtaaCTGAGTCTGCAATGCTTTAAGTTTTCCTCATCCTTCTTATGTTCCTCTCTTATGTTAGATagatggtgaattaaatggcaATCCCACGTTCAACTATCAGCCCTGGTAAATCAGGATTGTcttccatgttggttttaacctgtGTGGGTAAGCCTCTCAgcacagcatctctgaaccaatccctctgtgagccctcattggctggattggttcctgtttgtgtttgccacatggatttgcactgatccaaatattctcttggattggtgtttggattccattcaaatttagggatagtgtgccccctggttacagggtataggTCCCTTAGCGCGTCCCCTATCCACTGGGAATATCGAGTGAAAAGGTCTGAATCTAGGGCAAAGTTGGTGTGAGCTGTAGTTTCAAGCTCTCTACAGGtgtgtggtttcatgcaacGTGCTGCAATCGCGCGGTAGTCACCTAGAGCCAAAGTGCTGCCTGCCGTCAGGGAATCTAAAGTTTGTAACCAAATAGAAGCCCCCTCAGTTATGGGTGGGAGCTTGTCGCAGAGTGTGGTAAGATCCCCCAGGGAAAAAGGCTTATATTTGCGCTGGCCCCCGGTTCCAGGCTGATGATACAGGGGCATCTGGTTTTTATAGAACCCAGGCTCCCCTCTTGATGCCACCTTGCGGAGGAGGCGTGGTTGCATGCTTTGAGTTTCTGGTTGGGGGGCGCTGCGCTCAGGTGTGTCTTCTGGTGGTTCATGTAGGTTTGAGACggcttcatcattttcctgggCTTCACATTCTACACTAGGGGTGGGTGAAGCCCAAGGCGTAGATGTCTGTGGTGGAAGTGTGGCATCAGGCTGCCAGTCACCACACACAGCAACAGTCACTGAGCCTACTTGCTTAGATGGGGCAGGTGTTGCCATGGTCATGCTTTGGGGTGAATAATCTGTGCAGGGTGAACGGGGTGAGGGATGGTGCTGAGATGGAGTTAAAGTTGGGATGGGAATTGTTACACCATCCAAGATTTCCCGCAATCTTCTTAGCTTAAACTTATCTGGTTTTACTGGAGTATAAGAGCCAACCAAGAGTGCTTCAGAGCAAGCTGTGTCAGTTACAGACAGAGTCTTGTGATTCAGATAAGAAAGAATTtaagtccttttgttttttttgtggagcTGTAGGGGCGGGACAAGAGATGAGAGCAGCCTGTGGGCTGGACAACCCACAGTTACATGCCCTTCTTTGACATCAAGTACAGGGTACAGCCCTGTGGGAGGAGAtgtaggagggggaggaggctgAGCAGACGGTGGGGGAGATGCATAGGGTGGTGGTTTGTCAGCTGTTTCCTTATTCCTGTCAGTCTGTGGTTCTGTATGTGTGGTGTCAGGTTGTATTGCATATTTTCCTCCCTGCCATATTAAAaccatctgagaccagaatgtctCATTTTTTGCTGCCTTGTCCCTTGTCTCTTTAAACTTGCCTTTAAACCAACCACTGTCTTTGCTTTTCTCTTCTGCcaacttcttttcttttttatctttcttcatGTTCAGCCAAAACCATCTGCCAACACTCTTTCTGGTTTTTTCATCTATACCATCTTTCTCCACTTCCTCTTGTATTTTCTGGTTCATTTTCTTAATTaacttttcagcctgtttttCCTCCCGAGTCTGCTGCACCAGCTGTCTTACAACATACACCTGTTCCTTAAACGTTTTCCAAACCGGTGCCTCTGCAGCCCAACATGAGTCATTAAACTCCCTGTCAAACTCTCCGTCCATCTTTCACACACTTGTGGCCAACCGGAACATATGGCACGCTATGTCCTGAGCTTCCGGTCTAATTGAGAATTATTCTAATCAATTCTCAAGACACCACAAGTGTTTCAGTCATTCATACAAAACAGCAATCAGTTATCTGTCCTTATTAACACCGCGAGGTTCGCCAGACAGATAACTGCATTAACACAACAACAATGAAGAGTTCTGCCGTCTGCAGGGCGTCTCTCCTTTCACACTCTCATACTCTCCGCCTGATAATGTCTGTTTACACAGATTATACCTTCTGTGAACAGCTCATGtattgtttatgtgtttatgttttatgcaacttctatctattattggagtgcactaaatgcgctccagtttctgttttattctggctgaattatcctattcagCTCATAGTTTCTCTTAATCTGTTCTATTCtcactattatatatatataactcacATTCAAAGACTCTAACTGTTAGTGATCTCACAGACTTATTCAGCCTGCTCATAGCTTCACGGGACTTTTGACcctgtgtttttaagttttacCACATCTGttatctggttttattgagacagaactcaaataaaacacagcattcaaacctttgtgtttttgcccggtcttagctttctgactccAATGACTACAATGCACAACCTAGGGACTTGAACCCTATTTTAAGGACTCAAACCttaagaaaactgtttacaaTTCGGAGGTCCCCACCCCCGGGCCTTCAACCCAGCTAAATCATGAATTCTCGTCAGAAAACATGTTGAattgccaaactcaggaaacagaaTTTGTAGTATCTTCCAACTACAGGTCTCAAACCTTATCTAGAGGGCCACTAACCCTTTTACTGTACCATAATGCATTACTTTACACGtgttaaatttagcagaacatttcacttactcagacatctgacaccaagaatttaggcctattgacaatgccaaaagtgcagagttcgtataaacaggtttctgcttacCTTGTAAGAAGTGCGGGGGTACCCCGGTGTCAGagtcttttggtgaagttctgatttagccgaaagtcctcgcttttcccaaaatcacgtcggggtcaccaagttgatggagttgttcccagaaactcctgcctgctcgtttgttttggtaaagctaagtcctatgctatactgttttagtaaaacttaaataataaaaggaaacacAGTTTCTTTCGCCCGGCCGGGGAGACGTGTCAGCTGAGACACTAGAGcacttctgacttttcctccccaaagacagggtttttattcaaaagcaaggcgtgtacaattacaaagaaaaaacacatatttttaactGAGTGTCTggttgaactcttacacctggcattcaaCTGTCTGTTCAgaccttcacaacattcctgttgttctacttttggctgttatCTGAGACATGTACACTGTTTTGAGCAATCCACTAAGTTCCAcagtacatttcatttcacacattattaaacctaacttgagcatagcaaaccctattaagtattttaaatattttccaacaatggACATGTGATTGAACAAAGTGTATCAATTGTAACCAAAGATTCTGGCATGAACAAAGAGCATTACAAGACATAATCTGTTAAATCCTGTTTctgtatgtttctgtgttttggtttagttttgtagATTATAAATACTTCTCAAAAAAAGCCAATGGTGAGTCAAGCAATACTAATTTAATATGTTCCTGTTCATTTTGAGCCTGCACTCATCTTAGATTTTAAATAAGGAAACATAAGTaagaaaatctgtttgtgtATACATTCTGCTGACATTTTTCACTTTCAAAGGCCTGTCTTTCCAACTGTTTTCAGAATCTACAAATGAGCAAAGAAATATTGCTGTCCACTGTAGATTTGCTAGAGTTTTCACAGTGGCTTCCCTTTAAATAACACCAGTGAAACCTTTGTGATATGTTTGTAATGTACTTgttacagtgacttgcaaaaatatacctactttttcacatttcattgaATTATAACATTAAACATCAATGCATTCCTTTGGgttatgtggtagaccaacacaaagtggagcAGAATAACGAAGTAGAGGTCTGTCagttaaaagtctgaaaagtctagtgtgtatttgtattcttCCCCCCTTAACTTTgatagccctaaataaaatccagtccaatCAATCGCCTTCAGAGGCTACCTGATTTATAAAGAGAGTCTGTTCTGTAAAGGCATCAGAATTGTTCAGGTACAGTTGTGGGGAAGTGTAAAGCAGGGATAGATCATAAACAGTAACCCAAgccttaaacatctcacagagctctgtttggTTCATCCtcttaaaatggaaagaatatggcacaatagcaacctaccaagacatgccCGTCCTgccaaactgacaggctggacatGGAAAGTATTAATGAAAGAAGTAGCCAGGAAGACTGTAGTAATGGAGGAGCTACAAATAACCAAAACTCAGGTAggataatctgttgacaggatgaCTAATAGTCACTCCACAAATTTTGCCTTTATTTAAGAATGGCAAATAGAAAGGTATAGTTGAATGAAAAATAACAGGAAAGccctatttgcagtttgccactaGCCATGTAGGAGATAGAACAATTTAGATAGATCCAATCAATATCCTATAAAGCATATTGATCTAAACAATGttccaaagtccagacctaaatccaattgaaaatatgtggccAGAGACGAAAATCTGTGGCCAGAAACAGCTCAAGctttgactgagcttaagctgttttgcaaaagaaaaatgggcaaaattgTCCCTCTCTTGATAAGCAAAGTTGGAAGAGACAAACccaaaaaatgcaaatataaaTACAATGAAAGGTGATTCAACAATTTTTTAAAGGGGGTCtgaatgcaaacacacatcacacttttcaaagttttatttgtaacaCATGTTGAAAGCCATTCATTATTATGTTTGCAGTGCAGAATTGGACTTTTCTTTGTAATGGTTCGTCACATGAAATCCGTTGAagttgaaactgaaacagaacCATGAAGttctttttcacagttttaccCAATGCGAGGGTTAGACAGTAGACGTCTTGATCTGTATTGGAAATGAGGAGCTATGCACTCTTTGACCTTCCTGTTGCATTTAAGCTTCACTATGGATTGTATGGGATCTTTGTTCTTTGTAGGCCCCGAGCCCCCAGCTTCAGTCGTGGCCTCTTGAAAACATCAATACGCCTCTGTGTGCAGTAGCTGCAAAATCCAAGatcatggtgtgtttttttaatgttctgcTGGAAAGCACCATGAagttaaacataaagaaatccaAGGactgtgtgaaaaaaataagaTCAGTCATCACTCGCAGTTTAGCTCCCATCCTcttgaaaatgcaaattaaagaaatgtATAAGTGTAATGTTTAATGTTGTTATACTGAGTTTCTCAGATGGACAGTTTGGATAAACAGGCACCTCTCCTGGAACAATACATTGTCTTAGAACATTTCTCTTTGCTACAAAATAACACAGTAAACCAGAAAGGACTCTAAGGCTCCTACAAAGTCCAACTTTTATGTTTACTGCACTCACACTGAAGCAGGGAGTTGTGTTGCTTTCagctagggctgaaacaattaatcggattAATCGATTGTTTAAAGAATCGTCACCTTattagtaatcgaataatcattaactggatACAGACTATGgcaaaacatgccatttgctcaaAGAACAACCCagtcagagcagtaattaggccaaaattgcAAACAAAATACATGTATTTTGCATTTAGGATGAAAAACCTTCCTTGTCTGTAAACATGCTCTATCTTGTTCAAAGTTTGTAAAAATCTCCTATTCAGCATCTTGTGCTATCCAATTATTAATCGAAAAAAATAATTGTCAGATTAAATGATTATCAAAACAATCGTTATTTGCAACCCCACTTTTAGTTCATAATGTGGGATGGTTTAGTCCTATAATGTTATCCCAGCTTCTTAGTCCAAACCATTCATTAGCCACACTTTTTCCCCAATTAAAAGGGCATGAATAATTTTAttgtgaattattttatttttacctggTCAGCAATACACTAACATGCAAAAGAGtagttttctcattttctgcGGTGGAATGTTATTTATTATGTTGGTCTGGaatatataaattatttatgtAATATCTAATTCATGGTATGAGATGCTTAGTATGATAACCTTCAGTAAAGTTTCTACGGTTTGTGCTGAATCATTATATTAGCACGGTATATTAGCCATAGTCAGAAGGACTTGGGTTTAGTTAATCACTTTAGTTTTCAGCTTTgtgttgtttctttatttctgttcctTCTTAGGTTATTTTACACATGTTGTGTTAGTCACAGGGCTCCACATGAAttccaaaattaaaataaaaaatgtccacATAGACCTGAGAAGCATAATGAGAAGATAGTTTTCTCTGTTTTACCTGTTTTTTTTACCACCCCCACAGATGTGTGGTTAGCCAGCAGGAGGTGGAAAGCTTCATTGGGAGGCGTTTAACAACAGTGGGTGCCAAACCCCATCATGCTAGCAGCCTAGCTGAGGTGCTGGTGACAGCTGACTGCAGGGGGCACTATAGTCATGGACTCAACAGGATGGGTCAGTCGATGTAGAATCCTGTGAATATCCATATTTCACTTCCCACAATGTCATATTGTAACTTGTAGATTTTGTGATGCACTGTGTAGCATCTGCTGGGAAATCTGTGCCTAAAATGTGCATGCTATTTACCACCTGTGTCTTTGCTAACAGACATGTACCTAAAGGACATACAGACAAGAGTCTGTGCAGTCGAAGGTGAGCCAGTGGTGGAGAAGGAAAGTGCAGCCACAGTGCTGGTGGATGAGAAAAACCTCTTGGGCCCAGTCGTGGGAAACTTCTGCATGAATCTGGCAATTAGAAAGGCCAAAGAGGTTGGGATTGGCTGGGTGGTGGCACATGGTGGGTCACATATCTTCTCTGATTTCTATAGGAGTAGACTTTcctctgtttatatttttcaagaaacaaaagatttaatgtgatagacacAAATAATGTAAtgaataactgtgaagtggaagaaaaatgattaatagtattcaaaattaaaaaggaGTGCCCCCATTTAATctcatacccctaaataaaatccagtggaaTCCAATTTCCTTCAGAAGTTACTTAGTAAACAGTCCATCTGTttgcaatttaatctcagtataaatccaggtgTTCTGCAAAGGCCtgtaaaggtttgttagagaacgttattgaacaaatagcatcatgaagaccaaggaacacagcagacatagAGAAATTTAAAgtagttaggttataaaacaacatcacaAGCTTTGAACATGGAGGACTGATTAGTCCAACCTATTATAccaagagtatggcacaactgcaaagttGCCAAAACACAACTGTCCACTTAAACTTGACGGCAATGCtggcattaatcagaaaagcagcacaAGAGgcacatggtaactctgaagcTAAGTGATACACAGCTCTGGTGGAAAAATTGGTTAACCGGAACATTATTAGTCtgacactccacaaatctggcttttatgggaGAGTGGCAAGATCAAAGCCATaagcagtttgccacaagtgtGTAGTGATAAAGCAAACGTGTGTGAGTAGTTTTAAGATAAGACGAAAATATTCATTTAAGAGccaattttgtcattttttctgCATTCAAGATGTAATGTGTGTTGGAAAGCCCAAGCTCCACGTGTCCCTGAGCGCAACACCACCACaataaaatatggtggtggcagcatcatgtttggGTTGCTCTTCTTCAgtaggaacagggaagctggttagagttgatgggaagatggattgtgtcctatggacagactctcccacctcagctgtagacctctgcagttcatccagagtgatcatgggcctcttggctgcatctctgatcagtcttctccttgttcctccttgaaagtttagagggacggccgggtcttggtagatttgcagtggtctgatactccttccatttcaatatgattgtttgcacagtgctcctttggatgtttaaagcttgggaaatctttttgtatccacaTCCGGCTTTaatcttctccacaacagtatctcggatctgcctggtgtgttccttggtcttcatgatgctctctgcgctttgaacaggaccccgagactatcacagagcaggtgcatttatacagagacttgattacacacaggtggattctatttatcatcatgagtcatttgggacaacattggatcattcagagatcctcactgaacttctggagtgagtttgctgcactgaaagttaaggggccaaataatattgcacgccccacttttcagttttttatttgttaaacaagtttgacacatccaataaatttcattccacttcacgattgtgtcccacttgttgttgattattcacaaaaaatttgaattttatatctttatgtttgaagcctgaaatgtggcaagagtttgaaaagttcaagagggccgagtactttcgcaaggcactgtaagtgatagaatataattttatttaaacctgATAATGATCCAGTTAATGTCACATAAGGACTCACACAAAAATCAAAGTATTAAATATAAGTAAAGAATTAATTTTCCCGTGGTTAATGTAATATCCATATATAGGTGGAACTGAATGAGCAGTGAGGGGACCCCATTCCTGATAGCTGGGGCTGTGACCCACAGGGACATTTAATGACGGACCCAAAAAGTGTTCTGACCGGAGGAAGATTGGTCCCCATCGGTGGTAGTGAAGCCACTGGTCAGGTTATTATTAAATTTGTTTACAGCACATACAACAGATTTACATTCGTCTATAAAGCAAATTAGCGACATTAGGCAGAACTGGGCATAATAGTAACAGATTTTCTAGTCTTTTTGtagattatttttttgcaaCTGCTATTTCTGAAATGGGCTTTGAAATTTGAATTACATCACATGTTTCTGTGCAACCATTATCACAGTATTTCAAATACAGCTTAATACTGCAAAATCACAACCGGAAGTAGTTCACACTCCGACCTCCAGATGGCAGAAACAGTGCTTCCAATATGATACTTGATATGGGGAATTTGCATCAATATGCTCCTCAACTGGATTAAGACCACAAAAGGTTTTAGGAGAACTCACAACAGTATTCTTAAATGGATTCAACTATAAAAGAGTGCCACCTAGGTCCAGGATCCTgcagacaaaataaatgtttatacaCTCTTTAATTTATTGTCTACTCtagaattaaaataatattaggtcaTGAGGCATTTGAACTATCTGCCAAAGCAGAAAGTTCTAGGCATTCTAGGCATTGTTTTTCTATGCTCTCGCTTGCAGGCATTAGTTTGATTTCCttactttttcttttgcatccTAGATTGTCactgtttttaatgatttacaTGGCAAATTTTTGTATTACTAGCACATTTAAGTATGTGCTTATTAATTGTTAATTATGCCTGTCACAAATGTCAAAATTATGCAGATTTAATTGATTTAGAAATGTTCTTCGACCTAATTGTTCTGAGAAAAAAATCTTCTTGAATAGCTATGCTGTTGTTTTGCGAAATTGGGATAAAAATTTGATTGtgattttacagtaaaaaaaacaaacaaattaatcaTGCCGTTTTTGCTGTAATACTTAGTCCTTGTCTATGTTAGGTCATGATCAGTTTATTTCCGTTTTTGAAAAAGTTATGGTTTCGCTTAAAAAGTTATACATGGTTTAGAGTCTCCTAAATATTGCAAATCTTAGtcccatgtttttcttttacattttgtgtcaTGAATCCATACAATtggtaataaaattaaaaccaacTACAAGAAAGTACAATTGTTGCATGATGACTTATATTTGTTCTTGCTCTTTTGTTGAATGTAGGTGGCTACAAAGGTTATGGTCTTGGAATGATGGTGGAGGTCTTCTGTGGGATCTTGGCTGGTGCCCAATACAGCAAATATGTCCGCACATGGAAAGTTACTGACCGTGTTGCCAACCTGGTACACTTCtgctgtttttatctgtttttttgacAAAGAGATATAGAAACATCCGAATGAttttgttagggttaattaatgattatatatgttttaactttaatagaagtgaagcttgctgttcagagtgattatatcttatatgtacaagagctgcaagatagagacaggatgttctagaacattctgtcggtgcagctgtatccaatcttatgagtgtgcatccctccctttagtggttggagcattttgtaaccagggcgttttttctcttatctcttatcaataaaatgcagagggagcagaggctgtcttcagagtgttggtggaggattgtaactgagcagcctctgaaacactctcacctgcaggttaaaatgaactaacttctctgtgtctttctttgtgcagaattgtgaaagtgtttggtgtttaaacctaacataaatggtccttcgagccggagaccaagacgcttgacgatcccagtgggtgagtgagattccagacaaatctgtggccacagtactaataccctttccgggactggtccctccctgacaggctggggtctgacggctgacggtactcccgaggacacagagaaccagtgagtaggtctttcatttaaaaggaatgagtgatgaaatgcaaatgacctaaaatagtacagtatagagaaaccctgacaattctagacactatcaggtgaactaaaataaacagttaaattccgcaggagggtagactcccttagttgaaatagactaattaaactctacacaggacggcggagtcctctgttatgtttttgtgaaagtaattacagtaagagtaaaacgcgtaaaaaagtgtgactgaaaaacgtgtggaagagtgaatggaatcgtaatgaccattaggtccttacttttcatataaactgaaaacagatagtaaatggtgagcctttgtggatgcttgtaggcaagaaaatcccacctgaacagggttgaagtggattttaccacaactgacttcttgatcaccatcctgttttcaaatacataaatccagtatttagaatacaccaggtattaaaaaacatactggatctaaatttagttcaaaatgggaaaggggcaaagtaaagagaaacaaaagttacttgataaccttacatgcaaagattggaaagcggtagaaaaagaaaatcaagatgcAGTAGAACCCCTATGTTATTGGATAAAAACCTATAATTATAATGGAAAGCTGTCTACAAGTGCCCTAACAgaattacagaataaaataaaaattaaatgcaaaaataatgaaaaacaaatgagaaaggaaggttatgcacagactcaagtctgggttaaaatagcaaaacaacgtgaggaaggagaaagactggcaaaacaggaaagagaggaaaggaagcgacaaaataaagagaaaaaaaaagcaagtgaagaagagcaaaagagagaaaaagaggaagcaaaatggaaagaagCAGGACATGAGAACATAATGTTTCACAGAAGGGAAGATAATGAATATTCTGGTCCCTACTTAGCGTTGCAACAGCAGTTACTGCAGCAACAGGGAGGGGCAGTGGGGAGAAATGATATAGATGCACCCactgctccaccaccaccatcaccacctgGATATACACCACGAACACCAATTGCTACTCGAAGCACTGGTGCAGTGGGTAAATGGTCTGCAACATTGGGACATTTATTATCTCCATTACCTAGGGTTAGTCCCATGACCCTAGATGAAGGAGGGGATGTGCAAACTTTTCCCCTCATTGAACTCCCTAACCCACGAGCAGGCGCAGAAGGCCAATCAGACATAATTAGAGTTTATCGAACTTGGACCCAAGatgatgttaaaaaggctgtagaAGGAATCCCACACCCTAGAGAGGATGTGGATGAGAGTGTGAGGCAGATGGAGGATCTTAGAAaagcctaccatctgaatggaaTGGAAGTCCAACAAGCATGGATGTGCAAACTAGGCCCTGACTGGTATCACGTGAAGGGAGGTTATAATCCATCAACTACATTAGGAGCACCTCTTGCAGCTGGTAGCGGAGAGCTAACAACCCAGTTAGATCCTCTCCTGGATagagtaaaaggaaaatataaaaagagagcaaattacactgaaataggaagatgtaaacaaaaaccagatgaaCCTTTTGATGAATACAGAGTAAGAATGGCGaaagtttttaaagttcacagtGGACTGGAACCAAGCGAGGATGAAAATGGTGCTTATCAGCAGCAACTAAAAAATGCACTCCACTCAGGCTCAACACCCGACATACATGGCTGGGTGAACCGGCACTACATAGGAATGAGTGGGGGCTCGCTTGCAGACTACATAAATCATGCGCTGCATgctgaaaaagttataaaaagtaaaaagggtaaaaaggaCACAGTCAGAGACGCAGTGTTTTACCAAGAGGAGGACAACACTG
Coding sequences within:
- the LOC124883241 gene encoding LOW QUALITY PROTEIN: uncharacterized oxidoreductase YjmC-like (The sequence of the model RefSeq protein was modified relative to this genomic sequence to represent the inferred CDS: substituted 1 base at 1 genomic stop codon) codes for the protein MRGCVVSQQEVESFIGRRLTTVGAKPHHASSLAEVLVTADCRGHYSHGLNRMDMYLKDIQTRVCAVEGEPVVEKESAATVLVDEKNLLGPVVGNFCMNLAIRKAKEVGIGWVVAHGGSHIFSDFYRSRLSSVELNEQXGDPIPDSWGCDPQGHLMTDPKSVLTGGRLVPIGGSEATGGYKGYGLGMMVEVFCGILAGAQYSKYVRTWKVTDRVANLGLCFVAINPENFAPRFNERMSDLLSIQRDHDPADPGSPVLAPGDPERMNTKKCEEMGGTPYHINVIKYINDYAKKIVSQLLPCDKIVSI